In Thermococcus sp. M39, the following are encoded in one genomic region:
- a CDS encoding RNase J family beta-CASP ribonuclease: protein MINIYTLGGYEEVGKNMTAIEYNGEVVIIDMGIRLDRVLIHEDVEFQKMPSKELRKIGAIPDDTPIRNKKVVAIAFSHGHLDHIGAVAKLAPHYPDVPIYGTPYTIKLAKSEVKSEQYFEVKNPMYETQYGEIVQVSENLAIEFVQITHSIPQSSIVVVHTPEGAVVYACDYKFDNNSPLGEKPDYKRLKEIGKEGVKILIAESTRVAEETKTPSEAVAKMLLEDFFYYDGMEEKGLIATTFASHIARLQELIEIANNMGRQAILVGRSLAKYTGIAKQLGLIKMKGSRVLRSPNAVQKALKEISQARENYLLIVTGHQGEPGAVLTRMANGELYDLGKDDTVVFSAGVIPNPLNIAQRYALEIKLRMRGVRIIKNLHVSGHASREDHRYLIKMLNPENIVPAHGDFRMLTHYAELAEEEGYLIGRDVFVSRNGYKVEIAR, encoded by the coding sequence ATGATAAATATTTACACCCTAGGCGGTTATGAAGAAGTAGGTAAAAACATGACAGCCATTGAATACAATGGGGAAGTTGTGATAATAGACATGGGCATTCGCTTGGATAGGGTTCTCATCCATGAAGATGTTGAGTTTCAGAAGATGCCCTCAAAAGAGCTGAGAAAGATAGGTGCAATTCCAGATGACACTCCAATTAGGAATAAAAAAGTCGTTGCAATAGCTTTTTCTCACGGTCATCTTGACCATATCGGTGCGGTAGCAAAGTTGGCTCCTCATTATCCAGACGTTCCGATTTACGGAACCCCATACACAATAAAGCTTGCAAAGAGCGAAGTCAAGAGCGAACAGTATTTTGAAGTTAAAAACCCAATGTATGAGACTCAATATGGTGAAATTGTTCAAGTTAGTGAAAATCTGGCAATTGAATTTGTTCAGATAACTCATTCAATTCCCCAATCTTCGATAGTCGTTGTTCACACCCCAGAGGGCGCTGTGGTCTATGCATGCGACTACAAATTTGACAATAACAGCCCTCTTGGAGAAAAGCCAGACTACAAGAGGCTCAAGGAAATCGGTAAGGAAGGAGTCAAAATTTTAATAGCAGAATCTACAAGGGTTGCCGAAGAAACAAAGACGCCAAGTGAAGCGGTTGCAAAGATGCTCCTTGAGGATTTCTTCTATTACGATGGTATGGAAGAGAAAGGTTTGATAGCCACGACATTTGCCTCGCACATCGCTCGCCTCCAAGAGCTTATAGAGATAGCCAACAACATGGGAAGGCAGGCTATTTTGGTCGGTCGCTCCTTAGCAAAATACACAGGCATAGCTAAACAATTGGGATTGATAAAGATGAAAGGTTCAAGGGTTCTCAGGAGTCCCAATGCAGTTCAAAAAGCCCTCAAAGAGATTTCACAGGCAAGGGAGAACTACCTCTTAATAGTCACGGGTCATCAAGGTGAGCCTGGGGCGGTTTTAACAAGGATGGCAAATGGAGAGCTTTACGATTTGGGTAAGGATGACACTGTTGTTTTCTCTGCTGGAGTGATACCAAATCCTTTGAACATAGCCCAGAGATATGCTCTGGAAATAAAGCTTAGAATGAGAGGTGTTAGAATAATTAAGAACTTACATGTTTCAGGTCATGCTTCAAGAGAAGACCATCGCTATCTGATTAAGATGCTCAATCCAGAAAACATTGTACCAGCTCACGGGGACTTTAGAATGCTCACTCATTATGCTGAACTCGCAGAAGAGGAAGGATATTTAATTGGTAGAGATGTGTTTGTCTCGAGAAATGGATACAAGGTTGAAATTGCGAGGTGA